CAGCTGCTTTGTCAACGTGTCCATTAGCCACATCACCATTTTCCGGCGTTAACGGAAACGGTGAGTCCGTTACTCTTAACGGTCTAACCAATGGAGTCTGTCCAAAACCGGGGAAATAAGGAGACAAAGCCACCGTTAAATCTGCCGGCGTGACGTTTCCTTTCTCTCCAACGCCGTTAAGAAGCTCAAGAACGGCTCTAGCGGCGGCTACGTCGTCGTCAAGCGTCTGAGGCGTTTGACCACACGTGAAGAGATTATTGTGACTCTTTTTCCTCATGAAAGCCATATTAGAGAAAGGGAATGAATAGTTTGGAGTGTTGCTGCAGCTAAACTCGTACTCTTGTCGCGATGACGCGGTGGCTGAAGTAGCGTTTAGAGCGGCTGAGGCGGTGGAACCGGCGTGGACACGACGACGTTGGTGGAACATGAGGTTCTTGCCACGTTTGAGAGTGGCGTTGAAGTCAGCGatgagtttgttttttgagACGCCTTTGCGGATCATGTACAAGAGAAAACGTACGATGTTCCATAGCTTCTTGCTTATTGGTACGTTTTGATCCATATCAAGAttttttagagagaaaaagagagatttgtattattttattttttttggaatttgattACTTATGAGCTAAGGAGAAGAAATGTGAGGGGTTTATAAAGgacgaaagagagagagagagagtggtaCTAAAACGTGCAaagattataaaaagatttgaaagacAAAGCAAAAGCTTATGTATTACTATTGGAGCATAATTATTGCATCCATGtaactttaaaagaaaaacaaatataatgaaCAAGGACCAATTGTTGTATCTTAGATTTCATggttttaaagaagaagaaaaaacactaGCTATGTAGGAATTATTGCAGCCTCTgattaaaattagaaataatcAAGATTCTAGGGTAAGTACTAAGTAGTTTTCTTGCAAGGTTTTATCCGATATTCcgatatatataatttttaataaatgagAATCgggtaaaaatatataaccatTCAGTGTGTTCACAATGAGTTACCATGAATGAAATTGAACTAATACTcgaataaattaatattgaatCGAAGTGAATCGTTTGCATGCATCTAGCAAGTTAGTGTCAACGTCCGCATGCAATATGCATGAATTGTTCTAAGAATGAAATTACGATAGCTATAcaaaatctaatatattttttaggaTATTTAGATGTAATCAAGTTAGGTAGGCTTAGGGATTCTGATTCATACGGTATCAAATCGACATGCCTACTATGTCAATATGTCATTATCATACGATCATTAAAACAAACATCTAATCACGAATTTTTCTGAATACGTACAAACATGTAACCACTGGTAAGACTCAGATAATATTACTCAACTCAAATAATGGaaaagtagaaacaaaaatacaatttaagGTGGAAGAGAGCTATAATAAACTCTTAaatatcaacttttttttgtactttagATTGCACTATGTATGATAGCCATAATATCTATATACGGATTTTATAGGTCTTGCTTTATGTGTTAAATAATTGCTGCATCCTTTTCTTAATATCTTTATGAGGATATTgagtttcaaattaaaaacaaataactctttttctattattgGCACACAATATTCATCCTAAACTAATGGCCGACATTAATGttgtttttcctttgattgaaattgaattatttccgtgttttgaaattttcatttcGTCAAGTTTTCATAGACATGGAAGTATGGAACCAACTTTATGGTTCACTCAAGCAAAAATGAATAGCTCAAAATTATAGAGTTAGCCTATAAACACCATAAATATCGAATTCTTCAGAACTTCCAAAGATAAGTCTAGATTTTAATATCTCTCtggttatttttctttataagaaaaaaaattctcaaccttatcctaaacaATCCAATTTGTCGCTGTGGAAACCTACACCAGATAGAGATGGTCATGGTTGAGTGTAATGATTGTCATACATTTTaggaaaggaaaaaagataaattgtgTGATGGGCAAAATTTCTTTGTAAAGAAGTCGAATAAAACTTTAGAAAGCTAAAATGTACtaataacaagaaaagaaaaagatcatCATTATCACTCTTAATCAAACTACAAATTAAGCAAGCATTTCTTGagttttgaaacaaaacactGTTTTACGTGTTCACAGCaacatcaagaacaacaacaacaacaacaacaacatgacCGTTTTACAATACAGCCAAAAGGCAAAAGCTTAGtctgaaaatacaaaatacaaTAAATCTCACACAAAGGACCAATTGATGAACACAAAGCAGATGCAATGagcattttcttcttcattgagTACTTTCCAAGCAACTGCTCTCTCATACGAAACTGGTCTCCCCATGCTTGAGAGACATATCCCGCCTTGAAGGCACGCGAAGCCCTGAAAAAATAGATCCTAGTAAGTCGATAAAACTAAACATATGTGATAAGAATGAAGATCAGAAAATGTTTCTAAGAACCTGTTGCATGATCTGTGGGAACTCAGAGCAAAGAGTCTTTCTTCCATTGTCATCAAATATCTTCTCTAAAGAGATGTCTTGAAGAGCAACTAATGTAGTCTCCAGCATGTCAAGTCCCGCCTGGTTTGCAAATGTGAAGACGGGCAAGGCCTAACCGATGTTCAAATCCCAAAACAGATCAGCGAATACACGAGTCAAGTACTCCTATCGAATACACATTTATGTGTTTAACATTGTGTTTGTTACCTTCATTGAGCAGCAGATTATAGCATCAGTGTGATGCCAAAGATTCTTAAGAATAGATTCATTGCCGTCACTGTTTGATTTAAGTAGCTCAACACCCATGTAGCCCCTATTATCAATGGGTAAATGAGTCATCTTAGTAAACTAAACATTGTTGATTTGGTGGGAAAATTAGAACATATTTGATAGTTTGGTTTATACCTGTAACTCTGGCAAATCCAACGAGCAAGTGTTTGGGCTTCAGGAGTACCCAAAGGAGTGCGTAGACCAACTTGTGAGCTGAtatgagaaggagaaagagccAATGCTACTCTCTGCACCGATGATATGATACCTCGAACATACTGCCTAGCCATGGATGCTACATGTTCTTGCATATGGCTCTCGATACCAAACTCAAATGCTATTGTCATCACAGATCTTGCACATGTGGAGTTTCCTGATTGATCAGTTGAGGCTTTTGTTCCAGCTGAACCAATTTCCAGTGCCGAAGCAAGATCCAAGGTTCGGTTTGGGCTAGATACTTCCTGCTTTTTTGGTTCAAGAAAAGCTTAAGAATCTGAATAATAGAAGACTTGGACAGAAAAcataacttttatttacctttgCGGAATCAAGAGGGATAATACGAAAACCAGAAGGAAGCAGAGGTGCATCATCCGCAAACGAAGCATCGATTGGAGCAAATATAAGTTCCGCACAGGTTCCTACAGCATTTTCATCCATTCCGCTACAAAgctaataaccaaaaaaaaaattatttcaggTACTAGAGACCAACATTAAAACCTTATGCAAAATAGACAACCTAAAGTACTTActtgaagaaggaagatatCTCTTGGAACGATTGCATCTTCAGGGGAATGACCAAGACCTTCCAATTTGATGACTTCCATAAactgaatgaaaaaaaaccaACCATTATTCAACTTATATTAtggagataaaagaaaaacattaagTTCATCgaagaaaattaaactaacCTCTTCATGCTCAATAGTATGAGCAAGTGGAAGTATAACCTGCCCTCCAAATCCTCCAACTCGGGCACTACAAGGCCCTACTTTAACTGCTGCTGCTAGATACGCATCAATGTTGTTGTCAGCCCATTCTGACCTATGCTCCCTCAGAAACCGAAGCAGGATCGCCGGAGGAACATTCTGTAGGTGCAAAATCCCATAAAAAGAAGGTGAAAAAGTGTTGAAACAATCATCAGTtgatctataaaaaaaatggtgcACTGACCTGTAAAAGCATTGATGCTTTTGCGCATAAAACAACATTGCTTACAGGAGCAAAGCCATTGGCAAATGTAAGATTTAGACCCATTAGCTTGTCTGGAGAAGAGTTTACAGTGATTGTGACATCATCCATGCTATCTCCTATCACTGACCATCCTTCATCAGTGAAACCATTTACAGCTTCATTGAAGCCTCTGTAGGGaaaaattttataagaagAGGCAAATATAAAGGACACAAACCCACCAATAAGAAGAGGCAAATCGTAATTGTATATAAACCTGCTTAGCCTCTGGCTGAGAGCTCTTAAGGCAGCAGGACGCCGTCCCCACCCATTAACACTACTATTAGTCTGAGTAACCTCCTGAGCTATTTGCTTGAGCTGACGCAGTGCCTTTGAGACAAATTCGATTTGTATGCATCATTTGAGAACAGTAGTTTCAATATCAGAATGAGCTTTAGGGAATAAATGAGTTTAATTAACATACCGCCATTGTTGTCTTCTGTGCAAGTACTTTGGGTGACTCATAGAGCGGGCGCAAGACCTCAGGCACGCTACAAGCCTATTTAAGTGAACAAATATCCAAACAGTTTGGTTAACATTTCCAAGACCATTAGAATTGGTGCAGAGTGAGGCTCGTTACCTCCAAATCCATATGATCCactatgtgtatgattgagcCACCACCATCACAAGGCCGTATCAAGTACCCACTGGAAAGCATCTCTGCTCTCACAAAATTCTGAACCAGTGGCATACTAGGACCATTTTGAGTGCTCTTAAGAGATCTCTCGCACACCTATAAGATTTCTTAAACCTTGTGAAATGGATCAACATGAATAAGAACACtgacagaaaagaaaagctacATACCACAAGGCTGCCATCTTCTAAAACAGAGGTGTAACGTAACAGCCAGAAATCGCGTGGTGGGGCCAATGTAGTTGGTGCATAGAGCTGCAATTACGAAGAGGATGATGGTTACTATTTTCaactttagaaaaataattctaaCTGTGTAGCACTTATGGTTTAAAACTAACCTGCATATAAAGCAGCTCAACGGTTCCACCATTGGCAGTTGGCAACACGTTCATAACTTCAACAGCTCGACATTCGCGGAACCACGAAGGACGATCCTTGACAATCTCTGCAACCTGTAAAATAGTGAAAACAGATGAATGTTGTTACATATGTAGACACATGTAGAGTAGTATAAGATTGTATAAATCAGCGATGAGAATGATTCTATAAACGCACCCTTGTAGGCTCAAGACCCACTAGGCCACAGGCGCGTGCTGCCACACCAGTGCAACCATGAGAAATAGCGATGATTCCAATGGAATCCGGACCAGGCTGTTAcggaaaatacaaaaacaaccATTGAGGAAAAAGCAGAATAACTATAtccaattaacaaaaacaaaactagagGAATAAAATACCTTCATTCCAGGCATCTGAACCCACTCAACAGCGGTTCCAGTTGCCTTTGAAAGAAACTCTGCTAAAGTTTCTTCTGCAATGGACAAAAGTCTGAAAACATAACATGTATCAATGAATCTCAGAAAAATATGACAAAAGTGTAGTTTTTAACTAACAGAGTAACCATATTCCAATTAAAGAACCAACCCTGCAGGACTAGCATCTCTCTGAGGATTTTGAGATGCCAATTGGTGCTGACCACTCGTCACCACCGATTCACAGCTTGTGTCTTTAGCTGGGAGTGAAggctgaaaaaaaaagacaaatcgATACACATACCATTAAAAggatattattattcttaaagaaaacattctaGTGATTATtaagataagaaaaatgaagatattGCAGGAGTAGAATCCTCACATTTGGAGTATGTTGACGGAAGTAGCTGTTTTCATGGACCAGCTGTGACActtgcttctgcaacctgtCATTCTCCTCCATCAAGAGCTTGTTCATTGCCGTCAACTTCCGATTCACAGCTTGAAGCCGTGAAGCCTCTttcctttgtttctctctacATCTAAAGTTCATAAcagaaacacaaaacaaagattagaTCAAGTAGATAGAGAGAACACCACAGAAACTTCCATTCACTACAATTCCCAAGCAAGGAACATTGTTATTACCTTCGGTTCTGAAACCACACTTTGATCTGTTTAGGCTCAATGTTAGAGAGAATAGGACACTCTCTGATCAACTGCTGACGGCGAATAGAACTCGGTTTAGGACAGTCATGATAAAGCCTCTCAAGTGCTTCAACTTGTTCAGGTGTATACCTCACATACTTCCCATTATCCAAACATCCCAACTTACCATCCTTGCAAGACATTGCCATTACTCCTCAGCAAAACTCTTCTTATTTCACAATCACAGAATCTCACAAATGACCCTACTACCCCCTCCAGATGAATAACTAAATCCTTCTAAACAGAAGATAACCACAACATACTAAACAAAGGAGACAGAGAGCTTCTTAGTCCACCACAAACTCCACAGCTTGAACAACTACCAAATCTAAGCCATCTCAAATCCTAAGCACTTGGAGTAGCTTCACAAATCACATTACCGCATAAATATCGAATTCTGTTTCCTTCAAAACACACTAGaggctttttttcttcatgcAATCTCAAAAGGGCACACAAAGACAAAACCTATCCTTTATATTACTCCTCGGCTTTTATGAGCTAAATAccaaaacacaagaaagaaaaacagactTTAAGATTACAACTTTCCCTTTTACAAACACCGAAAAAAGATTCGACCTTTTCTCTGAACACACACacctaaaaaaacaagaaagttacaaacttttttatatttgctCGTGACTATAACACAGAATCACCGAGTTGACT
This sequence is a window from Arabidopsis thaliana chromosome 1 sequence. Protein-coding genes within it:
- a CDS encoding Avr9/Cf-9 rapidly elicited protein (unknown protein; BEST Arabidopsis thaliana protein match is: unknown protein (TAIR:AT3G16330.1); Has 114 Blast hits to 114 proteins in 15 species: Archae - 0; Bacteria - 0; Metazoa - 0; Fungi - 0; Plants - 114; Viruses - 0; Other Eukaryotes - 0 (source: NCBI BLink).), coding for MDQNVPISKKLWNIVRFLLYMIRKGVSKNKLIADFNATLKRGKNLMFHQRRRVHAGSTASAALNATSATASSRQEYEFSCSNTPNYSFPFSNMAFMRKKSHNNLFTCGQTPQTLDDDVAAARAVLELLNGVGEKGNVTPADLTVALSPYFPGFGQTPLVRPLRVTDSPFPLTPENGDVANGHVDKAADDFIKKFYKNLNQQKKMIEFS
- the ATHB-15 gene encoding Homeobox-leucine zipper family protein / lipid-binding START domain-containing protein (ATHB-15; CONTAINS InterPro DOMAIN/s: Homeobox (InterPro:IPR001356), Homeodomain-like (InterPro:IPR009057), Lipid-binding START (InterPro:IPR002913), MEKHLA (InterPro:IPR013978), Homeodomain-related (InterPro:IPR012287); BEST Arabidopsis thaliana protein match is: homeobox gene 8 (TAIR:AT4G32880.1); Has 3139 Blast hits to 3068 proteins in 257 species: Archae - 0; Bacteria - 18; Metazoa - 766; Fungi - 90; Plants - 2230; Viruses - 0; Other Eukaryotes - 35 (source: NCBI BLink).) — its product is MAMSCKDGKLGCLDNGKYVRYTPEQVEALERLYHDCPKPSSIRRQQLIRECPILSNIEPKQIKVWFQNRRCREKQRKEASRLQAVNRKLTAMNKLLMEENDRLQKQVSQLVHENSYFRQHTPNPSLPAKDTSCESVVTSGQHQLASQNPQRDASPAGLLSIAEETLAEFLSKATGTAVEWVQMPGMKPGPDSIGIIAISHGCTGVAARACGLVGLEPTRVAEIVKDRPSWFRECRAVEVMNVLPTANGGTVELLYMQLYAPTTLAPPRDFWLLRYTSVLEDGSLVVCERSLKSTQNGPSMPLVQNFVRAEMLSSGYLIRPCDGGGSIIHIVDHMDLEACSVPEVLRPLYESPKVLAQKTTMAALRQLKQIAQEVTQTNSSVNGWGRRPAALRALSQRLSRGFNEAVNGFTDEGWSVIGDSMDDVTITVNSSPDKLMGLNLTFANGFAPVSNVVLCAKASMLLQNVPPAILLRFLREHRSEWADNNIDAYLAAAVKVGPCSARVGGFGGQVILPLAHTIEHEEFMEVIKLEGLGHSPEDAIVPRDIFLLQLCSGMDENAVGTCAELIFAPIDASFADDAPLLPSGFRIIPLDSAKQEVSSPNRTLDLASALEIGSAGTKASTDQSGNSTCARSVMTIAFEFGIESHMQEHVASMARQYVRGIISSVQRVALALSPSHISSQVGLRTPLGTPEAQTLARWICQSYRGYMGVELLKSNSDGNESILKNLWHHTDAIICCSMKALPVFTFANQAGLDMLETTLVALQDISLEKIFDDNGRKTLCSEFPQIMQQGFACLQGGICLSSMGRPVSYERAVAWKVLNEEENAHCICFVFINWSFV
- the ATHB-15 gene encoding Homeobox-leucine zipper family protein / lipid-binding START domain-containing protein (ATHB-15; CONTAINS InterPro DOMAIN/s: Homeobox (InterPro:IPR001356), Homeodomain-like (InterPro:IPR009057), Lipid-binding START (InterPro:IPR002913), MEKHLA (InterPro:IPR013978), Homeodomain-related (InterPro:IPR012287); BEST Arabidopsis thaliana protein match is: homeobox gene 8 (TAIR:AT4G32880.1); Has 3126 Blast hits to 3055 proteins in 249 species: Archae - 0; Bacteria - 0; Metazoa - 767; Fungi - 91; Plants - 2233; Viruses - 0; Other Eukaryotes - 35 (source: NCBI BLink).), with amino-acid sequence MAMSCKDGKLGCLDNGKYVRYTPEQVEALERLYHDCPKPSSIRRQQLIRECPILSNIEPKQIKVWFQNRRCREKQRKEASRLQAVNRKLTAMNKLLMEENDRLQKQVSQLVHENSYFRQHTPNPSLPAKDTSCESVVTSGQHQLASQNPQRDASPAGLLSIAEETLAEFLSKATGTAVEWVQMPGMKPGPDSIGIIAISHGCTGVAARACGLVGLEPTRVAEIVKDRPSWFRECRAVEVMNVLPTANGGTVELLYMQLYAPTTLAPPRDFWLLRYTSVLEDGSLVVCERSLKSTQNGPSMPLVQNFVRAEMLSSGYLIRPCDGGGSIIHIVDHMDLEACSVPEVLRPLYESPKVLAQKTTMAALRQLKQIAQEVTQTNSSVNGWGRRPAALRALSQRLSRGFNEAVNGFTDEGWSVIGDSMDDVTITVNSSPDKLMGLNLTFANGFAPVSNVVLCAKASMLLQNVPPAILLRFLREHRSEWADNNIDAYLAAAVKVGPCSARVGGFGGQVILPLAHTIEHEEFMEVIKLEGLGHSPEDAIVPRDIFLLQLCSGMDENAVGTCAELIFAPIDASFADDAPLLPSGFRIIPLDSAKEVSSPNRTLDLASALEIGSAGTKASTDQSGNSTCARSVMTIAFEFGIESHMQEHVASMARQYVRGIISSVQRVALALSPSHISSQVGLRTPLGTPEAQTLARWICQSYRGYMGVELLKSNSDGNESILKNLWHHTDAIICCSMKALPVFTFANQAGLDMLETTLVALQDISLEKIFDDNGRKTLCSEFPQIMQQVLRNIF
- the ATHB-15 gene encoding Homeobox-leucine zipper family protein / lipid-binding START domain-containing protein (ATHB-15; CONTAINS InterPro DOMAIN/s: Homeobox (InterPro:IPR001356), Homeodomain-like (InterPro:IPR009057), Lipid-binding START (InterPro:IPR002913), MEKHLA (InterPro:IPR013978), Homeodomain-related (InterPro:IPR012287); BEST Arabidopsis thaliana protein match is: homeobox gene 8 (TAIR:AT4G32880.1); Has 3146 Blast hits to 3075 proteins in 258 species: Archae - 0; Bacteria - 18; Metazoa - 766; Fungi - 90; Plants - 2237; Viruses - 0; Other Eukaryotes - 35 (source: NCBI BLink).) — its product is MAMSCKDGKLGCLDNGKYVRYTPEQVEALERLYHDCPKPSSIRRQQLIRECPILSNIEPKQIKVWFQNRRCREKQRKEASRLQAVNRKLTAMNKLLMEENDRLQKQVSQLVHENSYFRQHTPNPSLPAKDTSCESVVTSGQHQLASQNPQRDASPAGLLSIAEETLAEFLSKATGTAVEWVQMPGMKPGPDSIGIIAISHGCTGVAARACGLVGLEPTRVAEIVKDRPSWFRECRAVEVMNVLPTANGGTVELLYMQLYAPTTLAPPRDFWLLRYTSVLEDGSLVVCERSLKSTQNGPSMPLVQNFVRAEMLSSGYLIRPCDGGGSIIHIVDHMDLEACSVPEVLRPLYESPKVLAQKTTMAALRQLKQIAQEVTQTNSSVNGWGRRPAALRALSQRLSRGFNEAVNGFTDEGWSVIGDSMDDVTITVNSSPDKLMGLNLTFANGFAPVSNVVLCAKASMLLQNVPPAILLRFLREHRSEWADNNIDAYLAAAVKVGPCSARVGGFGGQVILPLAHTIEHEEFMEVIKLEGLGHSPEDAIVPRDIFLLQLCSGMDENAVGTCAELIFAPIDASFADDAPLLPSGFRIIPLDSAKEVSSPNRTLDLASALEIGSAGTKASTDQSGNSTCARSVMTIAFEFGIESHMQEHVASMARQYVRGIISSVQRVALALSPSHISSQVGLRTPLGTPEAQTLARWICQSYRGYMGVELLKSNSDGNESILKNLWHHTDAIICCSMKALPVFTFANQAGLDMLETTLVALQDISLEKIFDDNGRKTLCSEFPQIMQQGFACLQGGICLSSMGRPVSYERAVAWKVLNEEENAHCICFVFINWSFV